The genomic interval CGGCGGTTCAAGGTAGAACGAGCGGATATCGCGGCTCTCCTGCTCCACCCGCAGCACACGCCAGGCCTGCCATTGACGCTGTCGCTGGCGTTGCTGCAGGCGTGCATCTGCCTCGGCCCAGGTGCCCGTCATCAGGCTGGTCGGTGCGTACTCCTTGAACGCCCAACGCAGGGAAACCGCCGCCGGGCGCCACACTACCTGCTCCACTTCCAGCGTCCACAGCCGCTCGGCACCTTCGAAGGCCTGGATGGCCGGGCTGTCCAGCAGCACCTCGGCACGCCCGCACAGCTGCAGCACGTTGCCGTTGCTGAAGTCGATGAACAGCAAGCCGGCCCGCGGGTTCACCAACAAGTTGCCCAAGGTGTTGAAGTGCAGGTTGCCCGCGTAGTCGGGAATGATCAGCCGATTACCCTCGACCTTGACGAACCCTGGCCGGCCGCCACGGTGAGAGACATCCACAGAGCGCTGGCTGTCACCCTGCTCGACGTAGCTGGCGACAAAGAACGTGTCGGCGGCCTGGATCATGCTGACGCTTTTGGCGTCCAGCGATGTCGCATCGACACGCGCCTGGGCGGGCTCGGCGACACGGGTGTAGTCACGCAACTGGATGTACTGCGGGCAGTTGCCGAACGACTGCTCCACCCTCACCTGCAGTTGCCCTTCGGCAGCCTGGCGGATCTGCCCGTTGATGCGATTGCGCCGACGGGTGTGCAGTTCGATACCCAGCAGGCCGACCGCCTGCCCGGCTACCAGCCCCGGCGTGGCGGGGTCATCTGCTGGCAGCGTGGTGTCGATCGTCAGCACGCGAGGGTCGGGCGAACTGACGAACCCTTCCGGCCCTTCCAGCAGGGTGGCCCAAGGCCGACCCAAGGCGTCCACACTGGCGGCGACCATGAACGGCAACTGGTGATAGAAACTACGGTGCTGGTCGGGCATGTAGTCACGAATGACCTTTTGCCCGAACGCCTCCATGCGCTCTGCTACACCGGCCTTTTCCTGCAGGGTTTTCTCGCCCGCATGCCAGGGCGAGGGGCGGTGGTCCGGGGGCTGTTGCATGGTGGCGTTCCTCTCGAAGGGGAGGTATCAGGCGCTGGTCTGCAGCCCGATCACAGTACGTGGCATGGGCACGAAGCCCGGCAGCGACTCGATCCGTGCCAGCCAACTGCGCACGTTGGCATAGGGCTCCAGCGACACGTTGCCTTCGGGGGCGTGGGCGATGTACGAGTAGTTGGCGATGTCGGCGATGGTGGGCGTGCTGCCCGCCAGGAATGGCGCCTTGGCCAGCTCGGCGTCGATCACCTTGAGCAGGGTATGGGCACGGGCAATGACTTCGTCGGTGTTGAACGCAGCGCCGAACACGGTCACCAGGCGCGCAGCAGCGGGGCCAAAGGCCAGCGGGCCGGCAGCCACCGACAACCAGCGCTGCACACGGGCGGCGGCAGCGGGTTCTTCGGGCAACCAGGTGCCGTTGTCGTACTTTTTGGCCAGGTAGACGAGGATGGCATTGGAATCGGCGATCACCGTGCCGTTGTCATCGATGACCGGGACCTGGCCGAACGGGTTGAGGGCCAGAAAATCCGGCTGCTTGTGCGCGCCTTTGGCCAAGTCGACGAACACCAGCTCGGTGGGCAGGTTGAGCAGCGAGAGCATCAATTCGATGCGGTGGGCATGGCCAGACTTGGGGAAGTTGTAGAGCTTGATCGGGTTCGACATGGGTTTTGCTCCTGGTCAGCACCGGGATGGGCTGGTGGAGCTAATGCTGCACTGGATCGGCTGGCAGCAGAATCAGCGCGCAAGGGAAACCATAATTTCGCGGGGCGGAATAATGGTTTCCTCTGCTCAAGTACGGGCAGGCCAGCGCTAGCAAACAAACATCAGGTCAGTGCAACTTCTTGAAATGCCGGAACAATCCACGTGCAGCCTCGACCACCTGCGGAACACAGTCCTGGATATCGGCTTCGCTCATCTGGTCTAGCAGCTCGAAGTTATCTTCAAGCCCATGCAGGGAAATGGCCTTGAGCAATGGGTCCTGCTCTGGCGGCAACTCGCCCCAACCGGCAACCTGGGTGCCGCGCATATAGCCGAAGCACCACTCCTCCAGAACGATCACCGTGCCTGCCTCGCCCTCGGTTTCCTCGAACAGCGGCTCGAAATGGTCGACGTTGTCAGACAGTTCCTCATTCACCTGATTGGCATAGCGCAACATCAACGCGGTGTACGCTTCCTCGTGCGCTGGCTTCTTGAACTTCGGTACCTTGCCACCGGCCACTGCGGGCAGCCATTGCTCGGGGAAAACGGTCACCGGCGAGCTGGCCAGTGCTGTGAAAAAGCCATTGAGCTCGGCCAGGTTCAGCACGGAATAGTCGTTGCCGTAGGTGATCAACAGGTCTTCGAGACGGTCGAGTTCTTTTTCGCTGAGTACGGGGAGCATGGGTCAGAATCCTGGGAAGCAAAAGTGTGTGCACCCTAGCACAGCAAGGCCGCAAGGGCTGCCCGCGTGATACATGGCGCGGGCAGATCGGTCAGGCGTGCAACCAGTCCTGCAGCTCATGTCGCCGGTCGGTGCCGATCAGCAGCCACAGCAAGATGCGGCACTTGCGCGGGCAGAGTTGCCCGGCCATGTGCACGCCTTTTTTCTGCAGATCGATCTCTGCACCGGCAAATCCATAGGTTGCCCGGGCGGTTGGCCCATTACCTGTGCGTGTGGCCACCACTACCGGCAAGGTGGGCGCCACGTGTTCCAGCACATCGGACCAACTCGCGCTGACATGCCCAGCGCCGAAGCCGGCGATGACCAAGCCTCCATAACCCGATGTGGCCACCGCGTGCAGCAGCGCCGTGTCTGCGTCCAGGCAGGCTTCCAGGAGGGCAACGCGCTGGTCGGTGCGATGCGGTAACGGCAGCACTTCCCGGCGTCCTGGCGAATGGTGATACAGCACAGCCCCCTCCACCACGTCGCCCAATGGGCCACACCCCGGCGATTCGAATGCCGCTATCGCCATGCTGGCGGTCTTGCGAACCCTTGCCGCGCAGTGGACCTGGTCATTCATCACCACAAGCACACCTCGCCCGCAGCTGCCCGGTGCCAATGCAACCTGAGCCGCAGCCAACAGGTTGGCCGGGCCATCGTTGCCCGGCTGGCTGGCCGAGCGCATGGCACCGGTCATCACCAATGGCGCATCGAACGGCCAGAGCAGATCCAGAAAATAGGCCGTTTCCTCAAGGGTGTCGGTCCCTTGACTCACTACCACAGCCTGGGCTCCGCGCTCCACCTCGCACCGGGCCCATGCCAGCACTTGCAGCAACGTCGCGAAGGCCAGCGATGCACTCGGGACCAGGCACAGTGAAGCTACGTTCAACTGCGCCATCTCGCGCAACTGGGGGACTTTAAGCAATTGCTGCTCGCAGTCGAGGCTTGGCGTTACACCACACCCAACAGCCCCCGCCTGCATACTGACTGTGCCCCCCAGGCTGGCGATCGACAGCCTGGGCAGGCTCGAATGTTCACTCATGCTTCTCCCCCCACAAGTAACCCAACCAGAGGTACGATCCCCAAGGTGCTGATGGCCATCGATACCACGTTTCCGATGTAGCCATGCACATAAGCAGGCAAGCGCTGCGTGATCGCCACCGCCAGCGGCGGAGCCACCAGCGCACCCAGCACCGCGCTGGCCATCACCACTTGCCAGCCGCCGCCATGCGTCAGCAATGCGGCCGGGACGACCGATACGATCGGAATGTAAGTAGGGTACCACCCGCGGGCATGCCACTGGCCTCGCCAGGTTACGACCCCAACCAGCGATGCCAGGGCCTGCCCGGCCACTATCTGCATTACCAGCATCGAACCGTATGACGGTGCAGCCGGGGCCAACAGGTACGCCAGCAACACGCCCAGCAGCAGCCCGAGGCTGGCCAGTTCATTGCCAAAAAAAGGCGCTTCGCTGAAATCGGCCAGCACGCGCCGCAGCGTCCAGACCACACCGTAGTCTGGCTTGTTGACGACCGGCTCCACTGGGGTGGGTTCACGGCATTGGCGTACCCAGGAAGGGAAGCGCTTGCACAGGATGAAAGCCACGACACTTGCCACTGCCATGCCACTCACGTTGCCAACTACCACTGGCAATTGCAGGGGATAGCACAGGTAGTTGACTATCAGCAGGCTGGCCGGTGTGACCAGTAGAGCCCCCAGTACCGCCCCCGTGACCGTCACCCGCCAGCCCGCACCAAACAGCAACACCATGGCGGCCGGCAATGACACGAAGGCGACGAAGGTGGGTTGCCAGTTGCCACTGGCCAAGGTCCACCCCCACAACGCGTGGCTGAGCAGCAAGCCCAGGAACGAACTGGTGAACACCCATGGCCATAACCCGCTGCCATAGCAAATCGCAAAGCCCTGCCAGCGGTACCCTCGCACGTGGGCCCAGTGCGCCAGGCAAGCGCCCAGCAGCAGGCCCAGTGCGGGCAGCTCATGCTTGTAGAATGCCACCTCACTGATATCACCGACGATCCAGCGCAAGCGGCTCAGGGGCTGATCGAGCGTCGCCACCATTACTGCATAATCCGGCCATTGCCCATGGGCAAGGCTCGCAACGAGCGCCAGCAGCAGACAGGCAAAAATCAACACAGGCCAACGCTGCTGTCCTGAGAAGAGTAGCGTGTTCATTTGCGACTCCTCAACGTGGCATTGGCGCGTGCAAGCGGTAACCAAGATTGGCATCGTAGAGGTCGATACGCCGGTCCCGCGGCAGGTCGTTGAGGTTGTTCCAGATCGGCGCCGAGCGTGCACTGCTCAGATCTACATCGGCATAGAGAATTTCTTCGGCCTCTGCACTGCCCACTTCGCCGATCGGCCAGCCATTGGTACCGGCGATCAGCGAGCCCCCCAGGAAGCGCCCGCCCCGCTCGCTCCCGACACGGTTCGCGGCGGCGATATAAACGTTGTTGACATGCGCTGCGGTCATGGTCAGGTACGAGGCCATGCAGCGCCCTGCTTCATCGAACAAGGGTGGCGGGGTCCATACCCAGTTGTTGAGGCTGCAGATGATGTCGGCGCCTTGCCCCGCCATCAGACGCGGGACTTCCGGGAACCATATGTCCCAGCATATCAGCAGGCCGATACGGCCAATCGGCGTCTCGAATACCGGGAACCCCAGATCGCCGGGGGTGAACCAAAGTTTTTCCTGGTTCCAGAGGTGCGCCTTACGGTAGTGCCCGAGCCGGCCTTCAGGGCCAAACAGTACGGCGCTGTCGTAGAGCTTCAGCCCGTCGTGCTCGGAAAAACCTGCGGCCAGGTAAACCTGGTATTCCCTGGCGAAGTCTGCCCAGGCTTTCAGACTGGGGCCGTCCTGCAGCGTCTCTGCATGGGCATAGGCTTCGGCGCGGGAGTTGAAGGTGTAGCCGGTATTGGCCAGCTCAGGCAGCACTATCAGGTTGGCGCCTTCGCGTGCTGCGCGCCGGGCCAGTGCCAGACCATTACCCAAGTTGCGCTCACAATGCTCAAGACCGACCTGGGGGTCGTACTGGATGACAGCGATACGTACAGGGCTGACGGGGGAACAGGACTCAGACATGGCGGCTTCCTTTTTGTGGTTGTTTTGGAAGGACACCAGTAAAGCGATGTTGGGCTTGGGAGGGACAGTCAGGAGGGTCCTATGGGACCGTAGGGCAATCGCATGATCGCAGTAGGACTCCCCCTACAAAATGCCCCGTACGCCGCTATTTCCCAACCTGATAATGTGGGTAGTGCTTAAGGGTAAAGCCACCATTGAATTGCGCTGAAGTGTTGTTGCAGAGGTTGATGACCGTATCAATTGCCGTGCGCAAACACGGCTCGATCCACCCGGCGTCAACTGAGAAGGCGATATCCGACCCTGACCCGGCCATTTTCCAGCCTCTGCACCGCGCACACGGACGTATCTGTCAGCAGCCCGTCAGCTCTTTTCAGAAGGTGGTCATAAAGCGAGATCCCTCCCATGCCGACGTCCAGATACAAGAAGCTTTCGTCCAGGGCCGCAAGCCCCAGATAGGCAGGTCCTTGAAACGGCAATCCCCTGCAATCTTATAGAACCAACTGTGATGTTCTGGTGTTCTCCATGAGTTGAAGAACCTGAGAATGACCAATTGCGAGATCAGTTCAGGGGTGGTTATGCACCACCCGCCAACACCCACAGAACCGCAAGGCTCATGTGGATGCCAGCTTGAAGTTACGATGCGGGCGTTATGCCTTACACCGCCAGCGCACGCTCACGCAGCTCGCTGTTGAGGATGCGGTCGTTCTCGCTGTAATCGACCGGGCAGTCGATCACGTGCACGCCCGGGGTCTTGATGCAGTGTTCCAGCAGTGGCAGCAGGCCTTCGGCACTTTCCACGCGGTGACCGTTGGCACCGTAGGCTTCGGCGTATTTGACGAAGTCCGGGTTGCCGTAGTCCAGGCCAAAATCGGTGAAGCCCATGTTGGCCTGCTTCCAGCGGATCATGCCGTAGCCATCGTCACGCAGGATCACCACGGTGATGTGCATGCCCAGGCGGACTGCGGTTTCCAGTTCCTGGCTGTTCATCATGAAGCCGCCGTCCCCGCACACCGAGATCACCGGGCGGTCAGGGTGCACTAGGTGTGCCGCCATGGCCGATGGCAGGCCGGCGCCCATGGTCGCCAGGGCGTTGTCCAGCAGCACCGTGTTCGGCTTGTGCGCCTTGTAGTTACGGGCGAACCAGATCTTGTAGATGCCGTTGTCCAGGGCAACGATGCCTTCGGACGGCAGTACACGACGGATGTCGGCCACCAGGCGCTGCGGGTAGACCGGGAAGCGGTTGTCGTCAGCCCCTTCGGCGATCTGCGCTTCGTTGGCTTCACGGATGGCCAGCAGGCGGGTGAAGTCCCAGTGCGACGTGTCGTTCAGCGCTTCGCTGATCTGCCACACGGCGTTGGCGATGTCACCAATCACTTCGACCTGCGGGAAGTACACGGCATCGACTTCGGCGGAGCGGAAGTTGATGTGGATGACTTCGGTACCACCACGGACCATGAAGAACGGCGGCTTTTCGATCACGTCGTGGCCGATGTTGATGATCAGGTCGGCGGCTTCGACGGCGCGGTGAACAAAGTCACCCGACGACAGCGCAGCGTTGCCCAGGAAGCGCGGGTGGCGCTCGTCGACCACGCCTTTACCCATCTGGGTGGTGATGAACGGGATACCGGTCTTGTCGATCAGCTGCTTGAGGACCTTGGCGGTCATCTTGCGGTTGGCACCGGCACCGATCACCAGAATCGGGTTACGGGCGTTCTGCAATTTCTCCACCGCCGCTTCGACAGTCTTGTGTTCGGCCAGCGGGCGGCGGTGCAGGCTACGCGGGATCGGCAGTGCGTCGGTCTGCTCGGCGGCGATGTCTTCCGGCAGTTCCAGGTGTACCGCACCCGGCTTTTCTTCTTCGGCCAGGCGGAAGGCTTCACGCATGCGGGCCGGGATGTTGTCGGCCGAGGCGAACTGGTGGGTGTACTTGGTGATGGGGTCCATCATGCCGCACACGTCAATGATCTGGAAGCGGCCCTGCTTGGACTTCTTGATCGGCTTCTGGCCGGTGATCATCATCATCGGCATGCCGCCCAGGTAGGCGTAGGCGCTGGCGGTGACCAGGTTGGTGGCGCCGGGGCCGAGGGTGGACAGGCTGACGCCGGTCTTGCCGGTCAGGCGGCCGTAGGTGGCAGCCATGAAGCCTGCAGACTGCTCGTGGCGGGTCAGTACCAGCTTGATCTTCGACTTGCGCAGGGATTCGAGCAGGTCGAGGTTTTCCTCACCGGGAATGCCGAACACATACTCGACACCTTCGTTTTCCAGGCATTGCACAACGACATCGGCGGCCTTGGCCATCTTGCTTGCTACCTCAAGTGATGGGAC from Pseudomonas fortuita carries:
- a CDS encoding pyridoxamine 5'-phosphate oxidase family protein: MQQPPDHRPSPWHAGEKTLQEKAGVAERMEAFGQKVIRDYMPDQHRSFYHQLPFMVAASVDALGRPWATLLEGPEGFVSSPDPRVLTIDTTLPADDPATPGLVAGQAVGLLGIELHTRRRNRINGQIRQAAEGQLQVRVEQSFGNCPQYIQLRDYTRVAEPAQARVDATSLDAKSVSMIQAADTFFVASYVEQGDSQRSVDVSHRGGRPGFVKVEGNRLIIPDYAGNLHFNTLGNLLVNPRAGLLFIDFSNGNVLQLCGRAEVLLDSPAIQAFEGAERLWTLEVEQVVWRPAAVSLRWAFKEYAPTSLMTGTWAEADARLQQRQRQRQWQAWRVLRVEQESRDIRSFYLEPPSDSSVAFAPGQHIPVHVQIDGEAAMIRTYSLSSAPSDGYLRISVKAQGPASRHLHERVKPGDVLDVRAPMGSFTLDEQSTRPLVLIGAGVGITPLLAMLREQLSKGQARRIHLFHGARSLADLPFGRELAGLRQQAGGLLHVHRALSQPEDHAVVGQDYEFVGRLGIEQVKATLALDDYDFYLCGPGSFTQDLYEGLRSVHVPDARIHAEAFGPSTLRRHTDAGQPTWQQPPSASEPVPVYFAASAKEARWVPGSGTLLELAEARGLAPEFSCRGGSCGTCKTRLVSGQVHYPNPPAELPEAGSVLICCAVPAQVEEGVQALVLDI
- a CDS encoding glutathione S-transferase family protein, producing the protein MSNPIKLYNFPKSGHAHRIELMLSLLNLPTELVFVDLAKGAHKQPDFLALNPFGQVPVIDDNGTVIADSNAILVYLAKKYDNGTWLPEEPAAAARVQRWLSVAAGPLAFGPAAARLVTVFGAAFNTDEVIARAHTLLKVIDAELAKAPFLAGSTPTIADIANYSYIAHAPEGNVSLEPYANVRSWLARIESLPGFVPMPRTVIGLQTSA
- a CDS encoding UPF0149 family protein, producing MLPVLSEKELDRLEDLLITYGNDYSVLNLAELNGFFTALASSPVTVFPEQWLPAVAGGKVPKFKKPAHEEAYTALMLRYANQVNEELSDNVDHFEPLFEETEGEAGTVIVLEEWCFGYMRGTQVAGWGELPPEQDPLLKAISLHGLEDNFELLDQMSEADIQDCVPQVVEAARGLFRHFKKLH
- a CDS encoding asparaginase, translated to MSEHSSLPRLSIASLGGTVSMQAGAVGCGVTPSLDCEQQLLKVPQLREMAQLNVASLCLVPSASLAFATLLQVLAWARCEVERGAQAVVVSQGTDTLEETAYFLDLLWPFDAPLVMTGAMRSASQPGNDGPANLLAAAQVALAPGSCGRGVLVVMNDQVHCAARVRKTASMAIAAFESPGCGPLGDVVEGAVLYHHSPGRREVLPLPHRTDQRVALLEACLDADTALLHAVATSGYGGLVIAGFGAGHVSASWSDVLEHVAPTLPVVVATRTGNGPTARATYGFAGAEIDLQKKGVHMAGQLCPRKCRILLWLLIGTDRRHELQDWLHA
- a CDS encoding nitrilase family protein gives rise to the protein MSESCSPVSPVRIAVIQYDPQVGLEHCERNLGNGLALARRAAREGANLIVLPELANTGYTFNSRAEAYAHAETLQDGPSLKAWADFAREYQVYLAAGFSEHDGLKLYDSAVLFGPEGRLGHYRKAHLWNQEKLWFTPGDLGFPVFETPIGRIGLLICWDIWFPEVPRLMAGQGADIICSLNNWVWTPPPLFDEAGRCMASYLTMTAAHVNNVYIAAANRVGSERGGRFLGGSLIAGTNGWPIGEVGSAEAEEILYADVDLSSARSAPIWNNLNDLPRDRRIDLYDANLGYRLHAPMPR
- a CDS encoding acetolactate synthase large subunit; its protein translation is MAKAADVVVQCLENEGVEYVFGIPGEENLDLLESLRKSKIKLVLTRHEQSAGFMAATYGRLTGKTGVSLSTLGPGATNLVTASAYAYLGGMPMMMITGQKPIKKSKQGRFQIIDVCGMMDPITKYTHQFASADNIPARMREAFRLAEEEKPGAVHLELPEDIAAEQTDALPIPRSLHRRPLAEHKTVEAAVEKLQNARNPILVIGAGANRKMTAKVLKQLIDKTGIPFITTQMGKGVVDERHPRFLGNAALSSGDFVHRAVEAADLIINIGHDVIEKPPFFMVRGGTEVIHINFRSAEVDAVYFPQVEVIGDIANAVWQISEALNDTSHWDFTRLLAIREANEAQIAEGADDNRFPVYPQRLVADIRRVLPSEGIVALDNGIYKIWFARNYKAHKPNTVLLDNALATMGAGLPSAMAAHLVHPDRPVISVCGDGGFMMNSQELETAVRLGMHITVVILRDDGYGMIRWKQANMGFTDFGLDYGNPDFVKYAEAYGANGHRVESAEGLLPLLEHCIKTPGVHVIDCPVDYSENDRILNSELRERALAV